One segment of Verrucomicrobiia bacterium DNA contains the following:
- a CDS encoding helix-turn-helix transcriptional regulator gives MSLAKASRAECEKIIQLLKKERERRGLSKYFVAQRSGLSQQAIGYMEKGSRIPSLETVLRVAKAMDADLAAIIKQAQKELSKAR, from the coding sequence ATGTCTCTGGCCAAAGCCAGCCGTGCCGAATGCGAAAAGATCATCCAGCTTCTCAAAAAAGAGCGGGAACGACGGGGTCTGTCCAAATATTTCGTCGCTCAGCGATCAGGCTTGTCTCAACAAGCCATCGGTTACATGGAAAAAGGGTCTAGGATTCCTTCCTTGGAAACGGTGTTGCGCGTTGCAAAAGCGATGGACGCAGATTTAGCTGCCATCATTAAACAAGCGCAAAAAGAACTTTCCAAAGCACGATAA